One stretch of Glycine soja cultivar W05 chromosome 7, ASM419377v2, whole genome shotgun sequence DNA includes these proteins:
- the LOC114419365 gene encoding pentatricopeptide repeat-containing protein At5g13770, chloroplastic-like produces MRTQLNHNNAQSKVFSLPNKHCDGHFLSCRMNTQFCRTPPHHVHAPIIPTSHFPSLYTVSPSHPRFFFHANFSASPTPILEEEPSSNTPIIHVVDVNFDVQQQYSKPEPENLNEFLCGLFEDPKTKELAFDYYQRLKERPEFRPEKPTLKHVIRYLVSLKSWDSILSVSDDFKVYHVLPDRATCSRLVKFCIEHRKFRVAEALLDVFKSDSKVAFMAFSSAMRSYNKLHMFRNTVLVFERIRSSNVVLDSRGYLHIMEAYSKLNECEKVVQLFREFESRKLRGPTCLAQIYEILCESLARCGRASEALDYFREMTKKGISEYSIYSKLIYSFASLGEVDVAEELVREAKGKTTIKDPEVYLKLVHMYIEEGLLEKTLEVVKEMEDADVKVSDCILCTVVNGFSKKRGFSAAVKVFEELISKGNEPGQVTYASVINAYWRLGQYSKAEEVFLEMEQKGFDKCVYAYSTMIVMYGRTGRVRSAMKLVAKMKERGCKPNVWIYNSLIDMHGRDKNLKQLEKLWKEMKRRRVAPDKVSYTSIIGAYSKAGEFETCVKLFNEYRMNGGLIDRALAGIMVGVFSKVGQVDELVKLLQDMKTEGTRLDQRLYQSAWNAFKDAGLQLQARWMKESFLVT; encoded by the coding sequence ATGAGAACCCAGTTAAACCACAACAATGCTCAATCTAAAGTTTTTTCTCTTCCAAACAAACACTGTGATGGCCATTTCCTATCCTGCAGAATGAATACTCAATTTTGCAGAACACCACCCCATCACGTGCATGCACCCATCATCCCCACTTCCCACTTCCCTTCCTTGTACACTGTCTCACCCTCCCACCCACGTTTCTTCTTTCATGCCAATTTCTCAGCTTCTCCCACTCCCATCTTGgaagaagaaccttcttccaacACCCCCATCATCCATGTTGTGGATGTTAACTTTGATGTTCAGCAGCAATATTCCAAGCCAGAACCTGAGAACTTGAACGAGTTTTTATGTGGGTTGTTCGAGGATCCAAAGACCAAGGAGCTTGCTTTTGACTACTACCAAAGGTTGAAAGAGAGGCCAGAGTTTAGACCCGAGAAGCCAACACTGAAGCATGTGATCAGGTACTTGGTGAGTTTGAAGAGTTGGGATTCCATTTTGTCGGTTTCAGATGACTTTAAGGTTTACCATGTGTTGCCTGATAGGGCTACTTGCTCTAGGTTGGTTAAGTTTTGCATTGAGCATAGGAAATTCAGGGTTGCTGAGGCCCTGCTTGATGTTTTTAAGTCTGATAGTAAGGTTGCTTTCATGGCTTTTAGTTCTGCCATGAGAAGTTACAACAAGCTGCATATGTTTAGGAACACTGTTTTGGTCTTTGAAAGAATTAGGTCGAGTAATGTTGTTCTGGATTCGAGAGGTTATTTACACATTATGGAAGCTTACTCTAAACTTAATGAGTGTGAGAAAGTGGTTCAGTTGTTTCGTGAATTTGAGAGTAGGAAGTTAAGAGGTCCAACATGTTTAGCTCAGATATATGAGATTCTGTGTGAGTCATTAGCGAGGTGTGGAAGAGCTTCTGAAGCACTTGATTACTTTAGAGAGATGACTAAGAAAGGGATTTCTGAATACTCAATTTACTCTAAATTGATATACTCTTTTGCGAGTTTGGGCGAGGTTGATGTGGCTGAGGAACTTGTAAGAGAAGCTAAAGGAAAAACGACGATAAAGGACCCTGAGGTCTATTTAAAGCTTGTGCATATGTATATTGAAGAGGGTTTGTTGGAGAAGACTTTAGAAGTTGTCAAGGAAATGGAGGATGCAGATGTCAAGGTTTCTGATTGTATACTATGTACTGTTGTCAATGGCTTCAGCAAGAAAAGAGGGTTTTCAGCCGCAGTTAAGGTTTTTGAGGAGCTGATTTCCAAGGGCAATGAACCGGGTCAAGTCACCTATGCTTCAGTTATAAATGCATATTGGCGTCTTGGGCAATATAGCAAAGCAGAAGAGGTGTTTTTAGAGATGGAGCAAAAGGGGTTTGATAAATGTGTTTATGCTTATTCAACCATGATTGTGATGTATGGAAGAACGGGGAGGGTGAGAAGCGCGATGAAGTTGGTGgccaagatgaaagaaagagggtGCAAACCAAATGTGTGGATCTACAACTCCTTGATAGACATGCATGGGAGGGACAAGAATTTGAAGCAACTTGAGAAGCTGTGGAAAGAAATGAAGAGACGAAGGGTAGCACCGGATAAGGTGAGTTACACTAGCATTATTGGTGCTTATAGTAAAGCAGGAGAGTTTGAAACCTGTGTGAAGCTTTTCAATGAGTATAGGATGAATGGGGGGCTTATTGATAGGGCCCTGGCAGGCATAATGGTTGGTGTGTTCTCTAAAGTCGGTCAGGTTGATGAATTGGTGAAACTCTTACAGGACATGAAAACAGAAGGAACAAGACTAGATCAGAGGCTGTACCAATCTGCTTGGAATGCTTTCAAAGATGCTGGGTTGCAACTTCAGGCAAGGTGGATGAAAGAGAGCTTCCTTGTGACATAG